In the Salvia miltiorrhiza cultivar Shanhuang (shh) chromosome 8, IMPLAD_Smil_shh, whole genome shotgun sequence genome, TGGTGCAGAACCTCAAGTTCCCGATCTCACTCAGGAAGTTGATATTGCAAGACTGTGAGCTTCACTGGGATGACTTGTCAGTCATTGGTTCATCGCTCCCTAATCTTGAAGTTCTCAAATTGAAATGCCAATCAGTTAGAGGAGCCAAGTGGGAAACTGTTGAAGGGGAGTTCCCTTCTCTGAGGATACTTGAAATTGATTCCTGCTATCTCATTTACTGGTTTTCAGAGTCTAGCCACTTTCCTAGGTTGGAGAAACTCGTTCTTCGTAGATTGTACAGGCTGAATGAGATTCCTTCTGAAATAGGATATGCGGCAATACTTGGAAATATTTCTGTGTTTGAATGCAGCATTTCTGCAGCCATTTCAGCAGCTCGAAGACTGAAGAAGGACTGTGTAATTCGAGTTGGATTCAGAAAAGAGAAGGAAGTGGCGGAATTCAGGGCAAAGCTGGAACTAGAGGGCCTCAGAAGCTATGGTCTTCAAATTGATGAATTGTGATTTTTTGTCATTGCATTCTAGTGCCTGATAAAGACATACTCTCTcggtccgccaagattatgtcacaattactatatctggcgtccgccaagattatgtcactttccttttatggcaatggtcccaccatcctctttaatattttatccttcctaacactctttatttacaaaaaaatcactcaaaattcaatctcaaccactcatttcataaagtggtgggaccctttctccactacatcaaaatcatcaccaattttattaaatcatgtgcccaagcaaattgccataatcttggcggacggagggagtatttgagaTTGTTTCATCTTGATTATTTTTCAtgtgtaatactccctccgtcccaataaaagtggccacttttttttgggcacggaaattaagaaggggattgttatgttttaattgagtgtgacccaccaaaattagtgagtaattttagaaagtgacctacaattgttgaccaaattagtgagtgattttgacatttttagaaagtggcctacaattgttgaccaaattagtgagtaattgttgacttaattaaagtaaacttttgtcatttttagaaagtagccacttttaatgggacacccaaaaaggaaatgtggccacttttattgggacggagagagtatctattatatttcatttttcaattaataatttGGTCTATTTGATTCTACCACTATAGtaaattctttttaaaataatactcaataaatttaaaaaaaaaaaaactctataaattactccctctgtcccgctaAAAGTGGTCACGTTTGTTtcagcacggagattaagaaggggattgttatgttttaattgagtgtgacccatcaaaattagtgagtaatttttagaaagtggcctacaattgttgaccaaattagtgagtaattttgacatttttagaaagtgacttacaattgttgaccaaattagtgagtaattgttgacttaattaaaataaatttttgtcatttttagaaagtagccacttttaatgggacacccaaaaagcaAATATGACCActtttagcgggacggagggagtaataaatttctTATGTTTCAATCTTGGTCAATTCAAAAGATCATTaattttaagggttaatagtgttttatgtcctgAACTATGAGCATTTTCTATGAAATAttccgaactttcattttcactTAAAAAGTCTCGAACTTTTAActtttttctataaaatgtccCACTATACAGAATTTGGTAATGGaaagataacaaaaaattctgaactttcaacatttttcaCCAATGATGGTTCCTAATATGGTTTTTCAACAATGAAGATTTTCATAATATTTCATCCGTGCGAGATAAGTTATCTTTCTGTCACCAAATTTTGTATTGcggaatattttatgaaaaaagttGAAAGTTCGGGACTTTTTAATAGAGAATGAAAGTTCGGaatattttatggaaaatgctgaaagttcgaaacataaaacactattaatcctaattttaattaagtaaaaatTTTCAGAGAATCCCTTTATGAATAATATAGCTCctgttaatattataaattaatactagttGTTAAAATTTACAATTATGAACATTATGATAACTTGTAAAAATATGAATCTATTGCTGAATCATTTTCACCTTGATCATCATTAGAATCTCTAGTAACATCAGTCACAATGAATTGACGATTGCatgcatttatttaatttaaatattatctttcatttttctttacacattataaattaataaactattAGTTTatcaatatattaataaaatggaaaatagattaatttttgtggacagacttaaaaatgacaaaaagtgattattttttgtggacttACAGAGTGTAACAattcaattgataaaataatttaataataaaaagcataaaaatggaATATTTCATTGTAGAgtgaaatataaaattgattgttggaaataaaaatgaagaaacTCCACATTTTAACTCTGCAATAGAGTGAAGTACACTCTATTGTAGAGTTATTCAGCCTTTGTAGAAAAAGGATAAAATTACAGACGATCAACTTGAAAACTAAGGTCTGAAAGGTCATAAAATTTCACCTTCTCCTTGAACTCCTCAAGCTCCGCCTTCTCCCTAAACCCAATCCGAACTCTAAGGTCGTCTTCTTCGTTTTCCAACTTCTGTTCCAGTATCCTGAGCGCCGAGATGGCCGCAGAAACGCTGCATTCGACCACACAAACACGTTGCAGCGTTGCTATGTCTGCCATATCAGCAGGGATCTCATCCAGTTTGTACAACCCGCCAAGAACAAGCGTCTCCAGAACTGGGAAACACGAGTCATCCGCATCCCATTTAATCAAGTAACACGAATCAACCTCGAGAAACTTGAGACGGGCGAATCCCTCCTCCACGGGGCACCATTCGTGCCCCCTGACTGCTTGGTACTTCAGTTTGAGAACCTCAAGATGGGGCAATGCACCAATGATTGTCAAGTCGTCCCAGTGAAGCTCACAGTATTGCAACACCAGCTTCTTGAGTGAGCTCGGGAACTTGAGGCTTTGCAGCAAAACATCATGGTTGGGCACCGTGTGGAAGCAACACGACAGCGACTCAAGTCTGTTGAAGCTGCAGATGTTGTGGAGACAATGTGAACTTTCTCGAGTCTCTTCAGAGAAATCTTGATAGAAGATTTTCAATTTCCTGATGTTGGGCGTTCTCTTGCAGACCTCCTCGCTGCATTTGAAATCCAACGCGGTCTTAACTGTCCGTAGGTTTTGCAGAACGCATCCGCCTTCACTGGGAGGAGGATCAGGAAGCCAGATTCTGTAGAACTCGAGATGCCTGAGCTGCTGCATCTCCCAAATCTCAGATGGCGCGACAACTTTGTCAATGCTTCTGTCAACTATCAGCGTCTGCACATTCCACAGGAGGGAAACAGAGGGGGGGAGCTCGTAGGTTCGGATCCAACCAAATGGTGCGCGGACAGATTCATAGGCGAGTAACCTCAAATTGACTTGCTGGAAAGTGGGAGCTAGAGAGTCACCGTAGGCCTCGACCAACACTCTCATCATTCGAGATTTGAATGGAAGCAGAGCCGGGCTCTGAAAGATCAGAGACCGGGCGAGTGATGTGGATTCCAGAGTGTCAAGAACTCCACCGGGAGAATACCTCCCGTGATTCACAATGCGACGCTCCATGTTCATGTCTCGTGGAGCGTCGTGCACCCTCGTGGTGATGATGCTGAGGAACTTCTCCTTCTCAACAACCCTTATGCAGATATCTCTCAGGAGATCATGAATTCTACAAGTTTTGAGCTTCCCATTAGACCCTAAACTACAAACCAAAATGAGGTTCCTATCAACAAGATCCTTTATGAAACCTCTAGCAATCTCTTCCAAGTTCTGCTCTTTGTTCGGCTTCAGAAGTCCTTCAGCAATCCAAAGTTTAATCAGTCGTGAAACACGAAACTCGTGATCTTCTGGATATATTCCCAAGTAAAGAAAACATGGCTTTAGACAAGCGGGCAAGTAACTATAACTCAAAGACAATAAGTTCTGGTATTGACTATCTCCAGCAGAATCAAGAGCTGAGCTAATATCTTCTGCTACTATCTCCCAATAACTTCTAGTCATGGAAGATCTCCTAAGAAGCCCCCCAATCACAGCAACTGAAAGAGGCAGCCCCTTGCACCTCCGAACAATCTCCCTTCCAACTCCCTCCAATTCAGAAGGGCAATCTCGTTGCCCGAATGCTTTGTGACAAAACAATTCCCAACTTTCATCCTCACCTAGCAACTGCAGCACAAGTGCAGAGTCGCTAAACTCTTTAGCCACATCCGATTGCCTAGTAGTCACAATCATCCGACTCTTATTGTAATTATCAGGAAGGAAAAATTGAACCCTCTTCCAAGCATCAATGCTCCATATATCATCCAGCACAACCAAATACTTCCTACCAAACAAAGTTTTATGAAGCTTCTCACTCAATTCATATTCCGTTCTCTCATCCATTTCACGCGTGGATTCTCCTAAACTGGACAGAATTTCGAAGAGAATTTTCCTAACACTGTAATCTTGAGAGACAGTAACCCAACCACGCACATCAAAGCACTGTACAATAgttgcattttcataaacatttctgGCAAGAGTAGTCTTACCGATTCCCCCCATACCAGTGATAGGGATAATTTGTCGCTGGCGTTGGTCGCTTGTAAGCTTATCCATAACTTCTTCCCAATACTCTTCAAATCCTACCATAGTAGTTGACTTTCTAGCTGTGACAGCTTCGGTCGATGGAGGAGCAGGCGTCGAATACGTTGGCTGCAGATCTTCCGATCTAGTTTCCGCTTTCAGCTTTTCTTCGATGGAATCCATCTCTTGTATTGATTTCTGCAGATCCAGCAACGACGGTGGGGTGTTCTCGGCAGATCCGGCGAGAATATGATCCACAATGTGAGATTCGATGGCATCTTCAGCGGCGTGAGATGCTGAAGCTATTTGGCTCTCCAACTCTCCATGAGATTGAGAAGTGTACTTCTCCACAAAAGCTAGCAAGGAATCGAGCTTTGCGGTTAAAGTTTGAATCTGTTTGTGGAGAAAGCAATGAGAAAGGTGAGGATGATTTTGGATGTTGTCGACGGTGTTGAGAAGAGAAACTAGAGCTGCGTAAGCTGCCATCTTCAACTTGTAATCTTCCTTTCAAGTTTCAGCAATGGCAGTAAATTGATTTTTGTGTTTAGCTAACTCGTAAACTTTCTTTCAACTTTCTTCCGAGAGTGAAGAGAAGGGTTGGGATCCTCCAAACGGTGACGTatcaagcaaaaaaaaaaaatcaattttaagtGCAGCCATAATTATTTATTCCAAATGCATTTGTAAGGTGTAATTCCATCTTTTCATGCTtcatttagtttatttattttcttatgctTCACTTTTCTCATAATTAGTTTGTCTATATACTCCATTTGTCCCATAATAATATGCTCATTTGTtgatgacacaaattttaataaatattaaatgagTGTATTATGAAGAAGGAATCCACTTTTATTAGAGAaagaaaaattacaaaaataaagtACACATTTTTATAGGACAttccaaaataacaaaaaatgcaCAGTCTTATGAGCCGAATAGagtatttgatgaaattttacGTACTAAAGCTTATCTATCTCAcaaattatgatattttttttttaaatatttttcgaaCATAcaagtatatatttattttatatgataaaataaactCTTAAAGACCACTCGAAcctataattttttatcttaAACTATTATCAAACAACACATGCGCACACATAAATCTATAtctatttctaatattttttacaaTGGTTTGAACGGGTTATTCATGCATTATAAGCTGTttattcgtagatttatatTGTATTATAgatttatactaatttattcgttatttttcttttgcacggtaaatttgaataaattaataacagTCATATGATTTAAATATGTAATGTTCGAAATTCATTCTCACTGgatattttttgtttatttaatacTTCATTCGTTCCATAAAAACTATGTATAGTATGGGACGGCACGAGTCTTAAGAAATCCTGTAAAGTGTAATGTAAGTGGAGAAAGAATCTCATATTGATTGTGATATTTAGTGGgataattattactataaatggcctatgtatgtttttatggaacaaacgaaaaaagaaaactatgcatatttttatgggacggatggagtagttggaaaaaaaaagttcacatctttcttataataataatattatccttaATTGGAAAGAAACTTAtgtcttctttatttttatttttttataataaatttataattaaagagAAACATAATCCTAGAAAACAATTGTCATTATATTTGCGAAGTAGAGGAAACTGTGTGTTCATTGTTAGGTATTTTCGGAGGTTTATTATAGTCGACATATCTTAAAGGACTTTCAAAATTCATAGACAAAACTTAAAAAGATGCtgagtttatttttttattatacagAAGTATTATTACAGCAAAATCAAGATTCCAACAGGATTAAATATTAATGGAAGAACGAACAAATGGATAAGATGAATGAATTAATTACTTGATTccactataaaaaaaaaaacacaaggtTTAAAAGATAAACTAAAAAATGAAATCACTATCATGGCTAGCACGCGTCAATCTCCTATTGGTTCAAGCGTGGGCCCCACATCTCACCCACTACCCCAACCAACAAACCAATCAGCTTTCGTCTTCTCcaataa is a window encoding:
- the LOC130998720 gene encoding putative late blight resistance protein homolog R1A-10; its protein translation is MAAYAALVSLLNTVDNIQNHPHLSHCFLHKQIQTLTAKLDSLLAFVEKYTSQSHGELESQIASASHAAEDAIESHIVDHILAGSAENTPPSLLDLQKSIQEMDSIEEKLKAETRSEDLQPTYSTPAPPSTEAVTARKSTTMVGFEEYWEEVMDKLTSDQRQRQIIPITGMGGIGKTTLARNVYENATIVQCFDVRGWVTVSQDYSVRKILFEILSSLGESTREMDERTEYELSEKLHKTLFGRKYLVVLDDIWSIDAWKRVQFFLPDNYNKSRMIVTTRQSDVAKEFSDSALVLQLLGEDESWELFCHKAFGQRDCPSELEGVGREIVRRCKGLPLSVAVIGGLLRRSSMTRSYWEIVAEDISSALDSAGDSQYQNLLSLSYSYLPACLKPCFLYLGIYPEDHEFRVSRLIKLWIAEGLLKPNKEQNLEEIARGFIKDLVDRNLILVCSLGSNGKLKTCRIHDLLRDICIRVVEKEKFLSIITTRVHDAPRDMNMERRIVNHGRYSPGGVLDTLESTSLARSLIFQSPALLPFKSRMMRVLVEAYGDSLAPTFQQVNLRLLAYESVRAPFGWIRTYELPPSVSLLWNVQTLIVDRSIDKVVAPSEIWEMQQLRHLEFYRIWLPDPPPSEGGCVLQNLRTVKTALDFKCSEEVCKRTPNIRKLKIFYQDFSEETRESSHCLHNICSFNRLESLSCCFHTVPNHDVLLQSLKFPSSLKKLVLQYCELHWDDLTIIGALPHLEVLKLKYQAVRGHEWCPVEEGFARLKFLEVDSCYLIKWDADDSCFPVLETLVLGGLYKLDEIPADMADIATLQRVCVVECSVSAAISALRILEQKLENEEDDLRVRIGFREKAELEEFKEKVKFYDLSDLSFQVDRL